The following are encoded in a window of Sinomonas cyclohexanicum genomic DNA:
- a CDS encoding BMP family lipoprotein yields the protein MNTFRPRLPKAGFAGVALASAAALALAGCGSAPSSSGATASSSAQASNYLGCMVSDSGGFDDKSFNQSGYEGLQKAVKDLGIQEKHVQSKADTDYDPNLRSMVQAGCKLTVTVGFLLGDATKSIAAANPNSHFAIIDYTDPAFPKNVKPIVYDTAQAAFLAGYLAAGTTKTGKVATFGGLNIPTVTIFMDGFADGVKYYNQKKNKNVQVLGWDKDKQDGTFVGDFKSIDKGKVLTQGFLQQGADIILPVAGPVGSGAGSAVLDAKKAGTDAKLIWVDSDGYLTAPDYKSVLLTSVQKKMTDAVESVIKDDKDGKFDPSPYVGTLENGGVALAPFHDLDSTVPADMKSELASLQKDIISGAVKVESKSSPVTK from the coding sequence TTGAATACTTTCCGTCCCCGTCTCCCGAAGGCTGGATTCGCCGGCGTCGCCCTCGCGAGCGCGGCAGCACTCGCCCTCGCGGGCTGCGGCTCCGCCCCCTCCTCGTCCGGCGCCACAGCCAGTTCCTCGGCCCAGGCCTCCAACTACCTCGGCTGCATGGTCTCCGACTCCGGTGGGTTCGACGACAAGTCGTTCAACCAGTCCGGCTACGAGGGCCTGCAGAAGGCCGTCAAGGATCTCGGCATCCAGGAGAAGCACGTCCAGTCCAAGGCGGACACGGACTACGATCCCAATCTCCGCTCCATGGTGCAGGCCGGCTGCAAGCTCACGGTCACCGTCGGCTTCCTCCTCGGCGACGCCACCAAGAGCATCGCCGCGGCCAACCCGAACAGCCACTTCGCGATCATCGACTACACGGACCCGGCGTTCCCCAAGAACGTCAAGCCGATCGTGTACGACACGGCGCAGGCCGCGTTCCTCGCCGGCTACCTCGCCGCGGGCACCACGAAGACCGGCAAGGTCGCCACCTTCGGCGGCCTCAACATCCCGACCGTCACGATCTTCATGGACGGCTTCGCCGATGGCGTGAAGTACTACAACCAGAAGAAGAACAAGAACGTCCAGGTCCTCGGCTGGGACAAGGACAAGCAGGACGGCACGTTCGTGGGCGACTTCAAGTCCATCGACAAGGGCAAGGTCCTCACCCAGGGCTTCCTCCAGCAAGGAGCGGACATCATCCTGCCGGTGGCCGGTCCCGTGGGCTCGGGCGCCGGCTCCGCCGTGCTCGATGCGAAGAAGGCGGGCACCGACGCGAAGCTCATCTGGGTCGACTCCGACGGCTACCTGACGGCTCCCGACTACAAGTCGGTGCTGCTGACCTCGGTCCAGAAGAAGATGACCGACGCCGTGGAGTCCGTCATCAAGGACGACAAGGACGGAAAGTTCGACCCGTCTCCGTACGTGGGCACCCTCGAGAACGGCGGAGTGGCCCTTGCGCCGTTCCACGACCTCGACTCGACAGTGCCGGCGGATATGAAAAGCGAGCTCGCGTCGCTCCAGAAGGACATCATCTCCGGCGCGGTCAAGGTCGAGTCGAAGTCCAGCCCGGTCACGAAGTAG
- a CDS encoding amidohydrolase, with the protein MRNYTTETEPTPLVGPRLEAFLPELIAFRRDLHSHPELSFHEYRTTDRIVARLEAAGLSPKRLERTGVVVDIGTGPIATAVRGDIDALPIIEETGLPFASRNHGVTHACGHDVHTTVALGVALLLAEMDRERPLGASVRVVFQPAEETMPGGAVSCIDQGVLSGVPRIMALHCDPRIEVGRIGTRIGPITSASDTIRISLTGRGGHTSRPHLTEDLVFALAQIAINVPAVLSRRVDVRSGVSMVWGQISAGSAPNAIPASGTMSGTMRCLDREAWHSAGELLDEVVQQVAAPYGVDVALEHTRGVPPVVNSEHETALLEASARAELGEDAVVLTPQSMGGEDFAWFLSEVPGSMFRLGTHTPGGEEYDLHRGDYVVDEAAIGYGVQVLAAAALRSIRDL; encoded by the coding sequence GTGCGAAACTACACGACGGAGACCGAGCCCACGCCGCTGGTAGGGCCGAGGCTCGAGGCGTTCCTGCCGGAGCTGATCGCGTTCCGGAGGGACCTCCACTCGCACCCCGAGCTCTCGTTCCACGAGTACCGGACCACGGACCGGATCGTCGCCCGGCTCGAGGCGGCCGGACTCTCGCCGAAGCGGCTCGAGCGCACCGGCGTCGTCGTGGACATCGGGACCGGACCCATCGCGACGGCGGTCCGTGGGGACATCGATGCCCTGCCCATCATCGAGGAGACGGGTCTGCCCTTCGCCTCGCGCAACCACGGCGTGACGCACGCCTGCGGACACGACGTCCACACCACGGTGGCGCTCGGCGTTGCCCTCCTGCTGGCCGAGATGGACCGCGAGCGCCCGCTCGGCGCGTCGGTCCGCGTCGTCTTCCAGCCTGCCGAGGAGACCATGCCCGGCGGTGCGGTCTCGTGCATCGACCAGGGCGTGCTCTCCGGAGTCCCACGCATCATGGCGCTCCACTGCGATCCGCGGATCGAGGTCGGCAGGATCGGCACGCGCATCGGCCCCATCACGTCCGCCTCGGACACCATCCGGATCTCGCTCACGGGCCGCGGTGGGCACACCTCGAGGCCACACCTGACCGAGGACCTCGTGTTCGCACTCGCCCAGATCGCGATCAACGTCCCTGCCGTGCTGTCGCGCCGAGTGGACGTCCGCAGCGGCGTGTCGATGGTGTGGGGACAGATCTCCGCCGGCTCCGCGCCGAACGCGATTCCGGCTTCGGGGACCATGTCCGGGACCATGCGCTGCCTCGACCGCGAGGCGTGGCACAGCGCGGGCGAACTCCTCGACGAGGTGGTCCAGCAGGTCGCGGCGCCGTACGGCGTCGACGTGGCGCTCGAGCACACGCGCGGCGTGCCCCCGGTGGTGAACTCGGAGCATGAGACCGCCCTGCTCGAGGCGTCCGCGCGCGCCGAGCTGGGAGAGGACGCCGTCGTCCTCACCCCGCAGTCGATGGGCGGCGAGGACTTCGCATGGTTCCTGTCCGAAGTGCCCGGCTCGATGTTCCGGCTCGGCACCCACACGCCCGGCGGCGAGGAGTACGACCTGCACCGCGGCGACTATGTGGTCGACGAAGCGGCGATCGGCTACGGCGTGCAGGTGCTCGCGGCCGCGGCCCTGCGGAGCATCCGCGACCTCTAG